The Agromyces sp. G08B096 DNA window CGTCGAGACGCAGTCGTAGCGGTTGTAGTCGGCGAGGTCGTCGAGCACCGCCTGAGCCTCGGCTCGATCGGCGGGGTCGGTCGAGTCGGCGAGGGTGCGTGCGCGGACGTACTCGGTGATCGAGTCGCCGCCCGACTTCACGTCGGCCTCGCGCAGCTCGGTACCCATGTACAGCGGCTCGAGCTTCTTGATGGAGTACGAGCGGCTGCCCACGCGCACCGCGCGCTTCACGATGGGGTAGAGGTCGACGAGCACGCCGTCGGCGAGGAGCTGGTTGACGTCGGCTTCGCCGACGCCGTGGCGCGCCGCGATCGCCGTGAGGTGGGTGCGCTCGTAGGCGGCGTAGTGGAAGATGTGCATGCCCGGATGCACCTGCCGCCTGAGTTTCACGAGCTCGAGGAAGCGCAGCAGGGCCTCGCGCTCTTCGGCGAACGAGTGCGCCCAGAAGGCGGTGTACTGCTCGCGGTCGTCGACCATGCCCCACAGATAGTCGAGGTTCCAGCTCGTGGCGTCGCCTTCGGTGTAGAGCGGGTCGCCTTCGAAGTCGAAGAAGAGGTCGCCGGCCGAGGGCCGCGGGATCGCCGCGAGGGACGCGGCGTCGCGCACCTCGACGGGCGGGGCGAGCGGCGGGTCGCCCGGGGTGAGGGTACCCGCGGCCTCGGCGGCCGCAACGGCGGATTCGGCCTCGAGTTGCAGCCGGGCCTGCGCGCGGAGGTTCTCGACGGTCGAGTCGATGAGGTGCGGAACGGGCCCGGTGGAGGCGGCGAGCTCGTCGATGGTCGTGATGCCGGCCGCGGCGAGGGGCTCGCGCTGGGTGACGCGGAGTCCGCCGACCATGAGCACGTCGCGGTGCGCCTGCACCTCGAGCTCGCAGGTCGGGCATCGGCCGTCGTGCCGGTACCTGGGGTCGCCCCAGGCGACGGGGCCGGTGTCGGCCACGCGCTCGTCGACGAGCTGCCTGAGCCGGGCGACGCGCTGCACGTAGACGGGCGTGATGTCGTCGCGCCGGTGCTCGCTCGACGAGCCGTCGCCGAGGAGCAGCTCGACGACGTCGTCGCAGGGGATGCCGATGCGGTCGAGCTGGGCGGCGTATGCGGCGAGCTGCAGCAGCGCGGTCACCCGGGCGTGCCGGGCCAGCTTGCTGTCTTGCACGCGGTAGCGGCCGTCGGGCCGGCGGACGATGAAGTCGGCGAAGCCGATGAAGCCGTCGTCGGCGAACGTCGCCTGGTACACCACGGGTGCGCCGGACCTGAGCGCGTCGATCGTCTGAGCGACCGCCTCGGCCACGGCCTCGCGGTCGCGCACGGGCGGCTGCGCGATCTCGACCACGCCGTCGCCGAACCGTTCGCGGTACCGCTCGAGCACGCGCAGCTCGTGCTCGGTGCCGAGCATGCCGGCCCGCTGCAGCATGGCGTCGGTGTCGGGCTCGAAGAGCGTGTCGCGCCCGAGCTTGACGTCGAGCTCGCGGAGGAAGGCGAACTCGCAGTCGGACGCCTTCTTCAGGTCGCTCGCGCTCGTGACCACGGAGCCGTCGACGATGAACATGCGGCTCCTCCTGACCGGCCCGGGCGGGTTCCCGACGTGCTGCCACGCTAGCGCGCACCGCCGACACCCGGGCGCGGGGCGTTGTCCCTGCACGGCCGCCGGCGTAGGTTGACGGCCATGGACTGGGAGCGGGTCCGAGAGCTGGCGCTCGGCATGCCGGGCGCGACCGAGCACGTGAGCCGAGGCGCGGCGCACTGGCGGGTGGGAGGCCGCGGCTTCGTGTGGGAGCGGCCGCTCCGGCGGACCGACCTCGCGCACCTCGGCCTCGCCGAGCAGGAGGGGCCGGTGCTCGGCGCGCGCGTCGAGGACGAGGCTGTGAAGTTCGCCCTGGTCGAGCAGGACCCGTCCGTCTTCTTCACGACGCCGCACTTCGACGGCTTCCCGGCGGTCCTCGTCCGGCTCGATCGCATCCCCGAACGCCGACTCGCCGAACTGGTGCAGGAGGCCTGGATCGCCGTGGCGCCGCCGAAGCTCGCCGACGCCTGGCTGACGGAGCATCCCGACTGACGCGGAAGGATGCGTTCCGGGCGAGACGCACGCGGGACCCGCAGCGGCGACCGCGTCAGCCGGCGGCCGCCGCCAACGCGCCGCGCGGCATCCCGAGCATGCCTTCGACGGCGTGTCCGATGCGCGATCCGCGGTCGGCGGCGTCCTCCCAGCGCACGAGTGCGTGGGCGTTCAACCCGTCGATGATGCCGAGCAGCTGCCAGGCGACGGATGCCGCGTCGTCGGTGTCGAACTCGCCGGCGGCGATCCCGGACTCGAGGAGGCCCTGCACGAAGTCGCGCCAGACGTCCATCTCGTCGCGGACGCGGGCGGCGAGCGCGTCGTTCCGGCGGCCGAGGGCCCACGCCTCGACCCAGACGAGGGTGACCTGGTCGCGGGTGCCGTCGAGGAGGGTGTCGAGGAGGCGCGCGAGCCGGCTGGCCGGGGTCGGCAGTGCTCCGATGAGGTCGCCGAGCTCGTCGAGCTCGGCC harbors:
- a CDS encoding TetR family transcriptional regulator C-terminal domain-containing protein encodes the protein MSRVERPRAPRKPPGERRDEITRAARELALADGLTAVTLRGVAARIGVTPALVAHYEPNMDALVAATFGAIVSAELDELGDLIGALPTPASRLARLLDTLLDGTRDQVTLVWVEAWALGRRNDALAARVRDEMDVWRDFVQGLLESGIAAGEFDTDDAASVAWQLLGIIDGLNAHALVRWEDAADRGSRIGHAVEGMLGMPRGALAAAAG
- a CDS encoding MmcQ/YjbR family DNA-binding protein, which codes for MDWERVRELALGMPGATEHVSRGAAHWRVGGRGFVWERPLRRTDLAHLGLAEQEGPVLGARVEDEAVKFALVEQDPSVFFTTPHFDGFPAVLVRLDRIPERRLAELVQEAWIAVAPPKLADAWLTEHPD